A single genomic interval of Salvia miltiorrhiza cultivar Shanhuang (shh) unplaced genomic scaffold, IMPLAD_Smil_shh original_scaffold_468, whole genome shotgun sequence harbors:
- the LOC131004897 gene encoding cytidine deaminase 1-like: MNQHGTTVTQFVMEASVAESIAQSLNLPSVLHLLPHLVHSAQSLARPPISNFHVGAVGLGSDGRVFVGVNLEFPGVPLHQSVHAEQFLLTNLQLHRCPTLLAVAVSAAPCGHCRQFYQELRHSASLQILVTDEDNCVQNHDRIRMLENKAPDFMPLLKFLPNPFGPRDLLDDEAPLLLEQHHNHLDLLDQDDSHTDDYSVNLCNGNDISGKLSNGNCRNHEINESLLREAALEAANNAHAPYSGCPSGVALMDCEGKVYKGSYAESAAYNPSLGPVQSALVAYVARGGGDYERIVAAALVETKPAKVRQDDTARLLLKAISPKCELRVYNCQSAGNVAMCKKVDV; the protein is encoded by the coding sequence ATGAATCAGCATGGCACGACTGTGACGCAATTCGTGATGGAAGCCTCAGTGGCGGAATCCATCGCCCAATCTCTGAACCTCCCCTCCGTCCTCCACCTCCTCCCGCATCTCGTCCACTCCGCCCAGTCCCTCGCCCGCCCCCCTATCTCCAACTTCCACGTCGGCGCCGTCGGCCTCGGCTCCGACGGCCGCGTCTTCGTCGGCGTCAATCTCGAATTCCCCGGCGTCCCCCTCCACCAATCCGTCCACGCCGAGCAGTTCCTCCTCACCAACCTCCAACTCCACCGCTGCCCCACCCTCCTCGCCGTCGCCGTCTCCGCCGCCCCCTGCGGCCACTGCCGCCAGTTCTACCAGGAACTCCGTCACTCTGCCTCCCTCCAAATCCTCGTCACCGACGAGGACAATTGCGTCCAGAATCACGACCGCATCCGAATGCTTGAAAACAAAGCCCCCGATTTCATGCCCTTATTGAAATTTCTCCCCAATCCCTTCGGCCCGCGCGATTTGCTCGATGACGAAGCCCCGCTTCTGCTAGAGCAGCACCACAATCATTTAGATCTATTGGATCAAGACGATTCCCATACAGACGACTATTCTGTAAATCTCTGCAACGGAAATGACATTTCCGGTAAATTAAGCAACGGAAATTGCAGAAACCACGAAATAAACGAGTCTCTTTTGAGGGAAGCAGCGCTGGAAGCTGCAAACAATGCTCACGCTCCCTACAGTGGGTGCCCGTCGGGGGTTGCATTGATGGATTGCGAAGGGAAGGTGTATAAGGGCTCCTACGCCGAATCTGCAGCGTATAATCCTAGTCTCGGGCCGGTTCAGTCGGCATTGGTGGCGTATGTGGCCAGAGGAGGAGGCGATTATGAGAGGATTGTTGCGGCCGCGCTGGTTGAGACCAAACCGGCCAAGGTCAGGCAGGATGATACGGCGAGGCTGCTGTTGAAAGCAATCTCGCCCAAGTGCGAACTTCGGGTTTACAACTGCCAATCGGCCGGCAATGTGGCAATGTGTAAAAAGGTTGATGTCTAG
- the LOC131004898 gene encoding uncharacterized protein At4g29660-like isoform X2: MASYLWRKYADYVYTKWERTLLWDMIEKYKRPRSFTPLITIYVCAFYTGVVGAAITEQLYKEKYWEEHPGHDVPLMKPMFYNGPWRVMRGDVPPFVKN; this comes from the exons CCTGTGGAGGAAATACGCTGATTATGTGTACACGAAGTGGGAGAGAACGCTTCTGTGGGACATGATCGAGAAGTATAAGCGTCCCAGATCGTTTACCCCTCTCATCACAATCTATGTCTGTGCTTTTTACACAGGGGTTGTTGGGGCTGCAATCACCGAGCAACTCTACAAG GAGAAATACTGGGAAGAGCACCCTGGGCACGATGTTCCATTGATGAAGCCAATGTTCTATAATGGGCCTTGGAGAGTTATGAGAGGCGATGTTCCTCCATTCGTCAAGAATTAG